One genomic window of Brevundimonas vesicularis includes the following:
- a CDS encoding DUF952 domain-containing protein produces MTDVAYKIVDAAEWRAAIAEGHYDGAPVDLADGYIHMSTQAQLAETARRHFAGRSDLLLLTVDLSGFGDDLIWEPSRGGDLFPHLYAPLSVAAITASRAFSVTADGEMAFEDSR; encoded by the coding sequence ATGACAGACGTCGCCTACAAGATCGTCGACGCCGCCGAATGGCGAGCCGCCATCGCCGAGGGTCACTATGATGGCGCGCCGGTCGATCTGGCCGACGGCTACATCCACATGTCCACCCAGGCGCAACTGGCCGAGACCGCGCGACGGCACTTCGCCGGGCGCAGTGATCTGTTGCTGCTGACCGTCGATCTCAGCGGGTTTGGCGACGACCTGATCTGGGAGCCGTCGCGCGGCGGCGATCTGTTCCCGCATCTCTACGCCCCCCTGTCCGTCGCTGCTATCACGGCCTCGCGCGCCTTTTCCGTCACGGCCGATGGCGAGATGGCGTTCGAGGACAGCCGATGA
- a CDS encoding quinone-dependent dihydroorotate dehydrogenase: protein MSLADVGAALLRRLDPEQAHQLAIKGLALAPLPTPPADDPILRTQLAGLDLSNPVGLAAGLDKNGEALRGLSRLGFGFVECGSVTPRPQPGNPMPRLFRLSEDRAIINRMGFNNAGLDAFAERLNQRPTGVVVGANLGANKDTEDKAADYVAGLQRLAGRASYFTVNISSPNTPGLRALQGREQLDDLLGRIDAARPAVAPDRVPVFLKIAPDLIDDEIGMIVEASLAHRIDGLIVSNTTLERPETLRSPDAHETGGLSGAPIRPFAEKALRAAAEAAAGRLPLIAVGGIDSGAEAYARIRLGSSAVQIYSALIYEGPGLVARIKRDLAARLRADGFSTVAEAIGTGR, encoded by the coding sequence ATGAGCCTGGCTGATGTGGGCGCCGCCCTGCTGCGTCGGCTCGATCCGGAGCAGGCGCACCAGCTGGCGATCAAGGGTCTGGCGCTAGCCCCGTTGCCGACGCCGCCTGCGGACGATCCGATCCTGAGAACACAGCTGGCCGGGCTGGACCTGTCCAATCCGGTCGGTCTGGCGGCGGGTCTGGACAAGAACGGCGAGGCCCTGCGCGGCCTGTCGCGCCTCGGCTTCGGCTTCGTCGAATGCGGCTCGGTCACACCCCGGCCCCAGCCCGGCAATCCCATGCCCCGCCTGTTCCGTCTCAGCGAGGACCGGGCCATCATCAACCGGATGGGGTTCAACAACGCCGGGCTCGACGCCTTCGCCGAGCGGCTGAACCAGCGCCCGACGGGCGTCGTCGTCGGCGCCAATCTGGGGGCCAATAAGGACACCGAGGACAAGGCGGCGGACTATGTCGCCGGCCTGCAACGCCTTGCCGGCCGCGCCTCTTATTTCACGGTCAACATCTCTTCGCCCAATACCCCGGGCCTGCGCGCGCTTCAGGGCCGCGAGCAGTTGGATGACCTTTTGGGCCGTATCGACGCCGCCCGTCCGGCTGTCGCGCCTGACCGCGTGCCGGTCTTTTTGAAGATCGCACCCGATCTGATCGACGACGAGATCGGCATGATCGTCGAGGCGTCTCTGGCCCACCGGATCGACGGGCTGATCGTGTCCAACACCACGCTGGAACGTCCCGAGACCCTGCGCTCGCCGGACGCCCACGAGACCGGCGGCCTCTCCGGCGCACCCATCCGTCCCTTCGCGGAAAAGGCCCTGCGCGCGGCGGCCGAGGCGGCGGCCGGCCGCCTGCCCCTGATCGCTGTCGGCGGCATCGACAGCGGCGCCGAGGCCTATGCCCGCATCCGCCTGGGCTCATCGGCGGTCCAAATCTATTCCGCCCTGATCTATGAAGGGCCCGGCCTGGTCGCCCGCATCAAGCGTGACCTGGCCGCCCGCCTGCGCGCTGACGGCTTTTCCACAGTGGCGGAGGCGATCGGGACCGGCCGTTGA